The following proteins come from a genomic window of Pirellula staleyi DSM 6068:
- a CDS encoding ABC transporter substrate-binding protein, with protein sequence MLSPHFAKPILLALAWLALVSAWSREVSAQGGKRLYQQVPFDRITIEEMGMPQVLVVQPLKLPGRLVPSNPRPTEKLRLRLVNDAREFEIAWGDIKKLELYEQIVLAETDKLIADGKLDEAFDYLVFLLDYYPKLDGLKNSRESFLYRSAGAAFSKHKYDEALAVLEELWAQNPQYRASETAPTLMAVLGNIADRMLAGYFEKEDYSSTRTLLKRLETTYKASNETFAKKWREQLDSLAAIHRDAAAEHLKAKRFAEAHDELSNMQAVWPEVEGGAALVAELRRLYPRVVIGVTHPAHELAPTSLQNPAARRTGQLTSATLMQLKSLTAEGGVYASPLGTTTLSEDGLQLTFVLPPALAAASNAQGEMPAAVWLSNVLLRTADPASDEFNAAWARTIDSVRVASPARVITEFKLLHVMPQALLRNVPLPTTGVGNLKQYAILAQDSTVMRLVRAQSTETTPSSPSEVAERVYDDTDRAINGLRRGEIDVIDALFPGDINAFSSDPNIVVAPYNVPTTHLLTVRMNHPFLSNRTFRRALLYGINRQLILDKGLLGDRQIAGSQLVSGPFPAPFEGNQQGAYAYDETVLPRPYDPRLAATLRILAEAEIRSAKEKAMEAVPKLEPLVLGHPADETSRIACRAIKAQWKLLKIECTLKEFPPGVFDDPDGSCDLVYRQLAAWEPLTDASRLFGELGIAPTNNPFIKLSLQQLDGARNWQVARQRLAQLHRLVHEEVEVLPLWQLVDHYAYRKDRVVLEGPRISLYQDIDRWLAPAAATAQSSRPTYPASLTAGAR encoded by the coding sequence ATGCTTTCGCCACACTTCGCTAAACCGATTCTTCTTGCACTCGCCTGGCTGGCGCTGGTGTCGGCATGGTCGCGCGAAGTTTCAGCGCAAGGAGGGAAGCGACTCTATCAGCAGGTCCCGTTCGATCGCATCACGATCGAAGAGATGGGGATGCCCCAAGTGCTAGTCGTTCAGCCTCTCAAGCTTCCTGGACGACTGGTGCCGTCGAATCCGCGCCCAACAGAAAAACTTCGCTTGCGACTGGTTAACGATGCGCGTGAGTTCGAAATCGCTTGGGGGGATATCAAAAAACTGGAGCTCTACGAACAGATCGTACTGGCAGAGACCGACAAGTTGATCGCCGATGGCAAGCTCGATGAAGCGTTCGACTACCTGGTCTTCTTGCTGGACTATTACCCGAAGCTCGACGGGCTGAAGAACTCGCGCGAGTCGTTCCTTTACCGATCGGCCGGGGCTGCTTTTAGTAAGCATAAGTACGACGAGGCGCTGGCGGTCCTTGAAGAGCTGTGGGCACAGAACCCGCAATATCGAGCGAGTGAAACGGCTCCCACCTTGATGGCGGTGCTCGGAAATATTGCCGATCGCATGTTGGCGGGCTATTTCGAGAAGGAAGACTATTCCAGCACACGCACGCTGCTGAAGCGACTCGAAACGACTTACAAAGCATCGAATGAAACGTTTGCTAAAAAGTGGCGTGAACAGCTCGACTCGCTAGCCGCCATTCATCGCGATGCTGCTGCGGAACATCTGAAAGCGAAACGTTTTGCCGAAGCGCACGATGAGCTATCGAACATGCAGGCCGTTTGGCCCGAGGTCGAAGGGGGCGCGGCCCTCGTGGCGGAACTGCGACGCTTATATCCTCGCGTCGTCATCGGTGTAACGCATCCTGCTCACGAACTCGCGCCGACGAGTTTGCAAAATCCGGCAGCCCGCCGAACGGGGCAACTCACTTCGGCGACGCTGATGCAGCTGAAATCACTCACCGCTGAAGGGGGCGTGTATGCCTCGCCACTTGGCACCACCACGCTATCCGAAGATGGACTGCAGCTGACGTTTGTCTTGCCCCCGGCGCTAGCTGCGGCGAGCAATGCCCAAGGAGAAATGCCGGCTGCAGTTTGGCTGTCGAACGTGCTACTGCGAACTGCCGATCCGGCGAGCGACGAATTCAATGCCGCCTGGGCCCGCACTATCGACAGCGTGCGCGTTGCCAGTCCCGCGCGGGTGATCACGGAGTTCAAGTTGCTCCACGTCATGCCGCAGGCTTTGCTGCGGAATGTTCCTCTGCCAACCACCGGGGTCGGCAACCTGAAGCAGTACGCAATTCTCGCGCAAGACAGCACGGTGATGCGACTCGTGCGTGCTCAGTCGACCGAGACAACTCCGAGCAGTCCGAGCGAAGTGGCCGAGCGAGTCTACGACGACACCGACCGCGCGATCAACGGACTAAGGCGGGGCGAAATCGATGTCATTGATGCCCTCTTTCCTGGGGATATTAACGCATTTTCAAGCGATCCGAATATCGTCGTCGCTCCTTACAACGTCCCGACAACCCATCTGCTGACCGTGCGGATGAACCATCCGTTTCTCTCGAACCGGACCTTTCGGCGCGCTCTGCTGTATGGCATCAACCGCCAGCTGATTCTCGACAAAGGTCTGCTTGGGGATCGACAGATTGCTGGTTCACAACTCGTGAGTGGTCCGTTTCCGGCTCCCTTTGAAGGGAATCAGCAAGGGGCGTATGCCTACGACGAAACGGTTCTCCCGCGCCCGTACGATCCACGACTCGCAGCCACACTACGCATTTTGGCGGAAGCTGAAATTCGTTCGGCCAAAGAGAAAGCGATGGAAGCGGTACCCAAACTCGAGCCCCTCGTGCTCGGACATCCCGCCGACGAAACCAGCCGCATTGCTTGTCGCGCAATTAAGGCTCAGTGGAAGCTCCTCAAGATCGAATGCACCTTGAAAGAGTTTCCACCGGGGGTATTTGATGATCCTGACGGAAGCTGCGATTTGGTCTACCGCCAACTGGCGGCTTGGGAACCTCTCACCGACGCCTCGCGGCTGTTCGGCGAGTTGGGGATTGCTCCGACGAACAACCCGTTCATTAAATTATCGCTGCAACAGCTTGATGGGGCTCGTAACTGGCAAGTTGCGCGGCAGCGATTAGCTCAACTGCACCGCCTTGTTCATGAAGAAGTAGAAGTCCTGCCGCTCTGGCAGTTGGTCGATCATTACGCTTATCGCAAAGATCGCGTGGTGCTCGAAGGTCCCCGTATTTCGCTGTATCAAGATATCGATCGCTGGCTTGCTCCTGCTGCCGCCACCGCACAAAGTAGCAGACCAACATATCCCGCCTCTCTCACCGCAGGAGCCCGCTGA
- a CDS encoding aminodeoxychorismate/anthranilate synthase component II, producing MILIVDNYDSFTYNLVQRLGEIDKSLEIEVHRNDQITTDEIAAKKPTHLILSPGPCTPTEAGISIECVEKFSGKLPLLGVCLGHQSIGQATGGVIVRAKHLMHGKTDQIHHDGQGIFAGLPNPLIATRYHSLVIRPDTLSSEFDVSAYALAPDGSHEIMAIRHKTKPTVGVQFHPESFLTEHGHDMLRSFLAM from the coding sequence ATGATTCTGATTGTCGACAACTACGATTCGTTCACCTACAACCTCGTGCAGCGTCTCGGCGAAATCGATAAGTCGCTCGAAATCGAGGTGCATCGCAACGACCAAATCACCACCGACGAAATCGCCGCCAAAAAGCCGACCCATCTGATTCTCTCGCCCGGCCCCTGCACTCCCACCGAAGCTGGTATATCCATCGAGTGCGTTGAAAAATTTTCGGGCAAACTACCTCTGCTGGGTGTTTGTCTCGGGCATCAGTCGATTGGTCAAGCGACCGGTGGTGTAATCGTTCGCGCCAAGCATCTGATGCATGGCAAGACCGATCAAATTCACCACGATGGCCAGGGGATTTTTGCTGGGCTTCCCAATCCACTCATCGCCACCCGCTATCACAGCCTGGTGATTCGCCCCGACACACTGTCGAGCGAATTTGATGTCTCTGCCTACGCACTTGCCCCCGATGGCTCGCACGAGATTATGGCGATCCGTCACAAAACGAAGCCCACGGTCGGTGTGCAGTTTCATCCCGAGAGCTTTCTCACCGAACATGGCCACGACATGCTTCGCTCGTTCTTGGCGATGTAG
- a CDS encoding serine/threonine-protein kinase, with protein sequence MFRNSALLSGLVTQDQVDEAIAHLRSSGSLSATAVELDDSLLAARLVEKGILTPYQADQIRSGRTKLNLGPYIITEWIGQGGMGQVFKALHQVMGRESAVKVLPLTKSTPEAVNNFNREIRTQAQLDHPNLVRAYDAGRDGNVHYLVVEYVPGTDLRRLVRSQGPLTQQQAASVILQAARGLEHAHQRGLIHRDVKPGNILVTPKGIAKVSDLGLAGFMNEAEADPRAGKIVGTADYLSPEQIRTPTEITHASDIYSLGCTLYYAVCGKVPFPGGTARDKARRHCEETPWHPRRFNLDLHEEFVDVIADMMEKDPRNRIPTASEVVARLEQWAGDASPIAARSAIRSPWTAPPLPAAPDGEDRADNLQDTDGGEPSSGLESPSQISQLSQASQQTASQGAASQETLPAKPGRIRPVTAGATGSGSSALSSASGIFSTPISKWPTTTVVAVTLAVAVPVSMFVGALVASVLFYLMR encoded by the coding sequence ATGTTTCGCAATTCGGCACTTCTGAGCGGACTGGTTACCCAAGACCAGGTCGACGAGGCAATTGCGCATCTACGCTCGAGCGGATCTCTTTCGGCAACTGCGGTGGAACTCGACGATTCGCTTCTCGCCGCTCGACTTGTGGAGAAGGGGATTCTGACCCCCTATCAGGCCGATCAGATCCGTAGCGGACGCACCAAGCTGAACCTGGGGCCCTACATCATCACCGAATGGATTGGCCAAGGTGGTATGGGGCAGGTGTTCAAAGCACTCCACCAAGTGATGGGGCGCGAGTCGGCTGTAAAAGTGCTGCCACTCACCAAATCGACCCCGGAAGCGGTGAACAACTTCAATCGCGAGATTCGAACCCAAGCGCAACTCGATCACCCGAACCTCGTGCGAGCCTACGATGCGGGGCGCGATGGCAATGTCCATTATCTGGTGGTCGAGTATGTCCCCGGGACCGACCTGCGGCGGCTGGTTCGTTCGCAAGGCCCGCTCACGCAGCAGCAAGCGGCGAGTGTGATTTTGCAAGCAGCGCGAGGACTCGAGCACGCCCATCAGCGTGGTTTGATTCACCGCGATGTGAAGCCGGGCAACATTTTGGTGACGCCCAAGGGAATCGCAAAGGTTTCCGACCTCGGGCTAGCTGGATTCATGAACGAAGCAGAAGCGGATCCGCGCGCAGGAAAAATCGTCGGAACAGCCGACTATCTTTCGCCTGAACAGATTCGTACACCCACCGAGATCACGCATGCGAGCGACATCTACTCGCTCGGTTGCACGCTCTACTACGCCGTCTGCGGCAAAGTTCCATTTCCTGGAGGAACCGCCCGCGACAAAGCGCGGCGGCACTGCGAAGAAACGCCTTGGCACCCTCGACGCTTCAACCTCGATCTGCACGAAGAGTTTGTCGACGTTATCGCCGACATGATGGAAAAAGATCCGCGCAACCGCATTCCTACCGCCTCGGAAGTGGTGGCTCGTCTTGAGCAATGGGCCGGTGATGCGAGCCCCATTGCTGCACGCTCGGCCATTCGCAGCCCCTGGACAGCACCGCCGCTGCCAGCAGCTCCCGATGGCGAAGATCGCGCCGACAACCTGCAAGATACCGATGGTGGCGAGCCCAGCAGCGGACTCGAGAGCCCGAGTCAAATTTCGCAGCTGTCGCAAGCTTCGCAGCAAACCGCTTCGCAAGGTGCTGCGAGCCAAGAGACCCTTCCGGCCAAGCCTGGACGGATTCGCCCCGTAACTGCTGGTGCCACTGGCTCAGGAAGTTCGGCCCTCAGTAGCGCGAGTGGAATTTTCTCCACACCCATCTCGAAGTGGCCAACGACCACGGTGGTAGCCGTCACACTTGCGGTGGCTGTTCCCGTGTCGATGTTCGTCGGCGCACTCGTCGCCTCCGTGCTCTTCTATCTGATGCGCTAA
- a CDS encoding LON peptidase substrate-binding domain-containing protein translates to MSSFDDSSISLGQFSGQVRLFPLPNLVVFPHVVQPLHIFEPRYVDLLTEALETDRLIAMVLLEPGWERDYGGRPAISPVACLCKIISHQPADDGRHNVLLQGVRRAAIRRELPMSQAFRRAEVDLLDDFYPSTTAAKRPQLQRTLVDRARTLMPDNSAIQRQLDELLASQISLGMLTDIFAYTLGLSLTVKQRLLAEWNVDRRAHQMIDHFTRLLDKTGDRPDRSPYPPPFSLN, encoded by the coding sequence ATGTCGTCCTTTGATGACAGCTCGATTTCGCTCGGCCAGTTCTCTGGTCAGGTGAGGTTGTTTCCCTTGCCGAACCTAGTCGTTTTTCCGCACGTTGTGCAGCCTTTGCACATTTTCGAGCCGCGGTATGTCGACTTGCTTACCGAAGCACTCGAAACCGATCGCTTGATTGCGATGGTGCTGCTCGAACCAGGGTGGGAACGCGACTACGGTGGTCGCCCGGCCATTTCGCCCGTGGCATGCCTGTGCAAAATCATTTCGCATCAACCCGCCGACGATGGTCGGCACAATGTGCTGCTGCAAGGTGTTCGTCGGGCGGCAATTCGTCGCGAACTTCCGATGAGCCAAGCGTTTCGGCGGGCGGAAGTCGATCTGCTCGACGACTTTTATCCCAGCACGACTGCCGCCAAACGGCCGCAGCTTCAGCGGACACTTGTCGATCGTGCACGGACTCTCATGCCCGACAACAGTGCTATTCAGCGCCAACTCGACGAACTTCTCGCCAGCCAAATTTCGCTCGGCATGCTCACCGACATTTTTGCCTACACGCTGGGACTTTCGCTCACCGTGAAGCAGCGGCTGCTGGCGGAATGGAATGTCGATCGTCGAGCACATCAAATGATCGACCACTTCACGCGGCTGCTCGACAAAACCGGCGATCGCCCAGATCGAAGCCCCTACCCCCCTCCGTTCAGCTTGAACTAA
- a CDS encoding molybdopterin molybdotransferase MoeA: METVESAIAKIRQHLRPLPACSMPLAASLARVLAAEVVSDVDSPPHDKSIVDGYAIHASLIDAPRTPLTLLEEVVAGSLPTKAIEPGTCTRIMTGAPIPAATAGVVMIEKTQVADGKIVIDESKITLGQNIARRGSSMKTGEVVLSPGTKIRGIEMGLLAEVGYTHPTVVPAARVAILATGNELVDPSEKPPAGALRNSNSSLLAGLAESCGAVVTILGIARDDRDSLEQHIAAGLQHDLLLLSGGVSAGVLDLVPQVLESLGVKNHFHKVSLKPGKPLWFGTKDRSTPSHPDAPPTLVFGLPGNPVSGLVCFELFVRTAIATLQGLASSSIQRRPAALSKTHTCRGDRPTFWPGKLLTGEATKLLVEPLSWKGSGDLRTLAQADALICFPAGDITYEREAEVIVQPLSGS; encoded by the coding sequence ATGGAAACGGTCGAATCGGCGATCGCTAAGATCCGCCAGCATTTGCGTCCCCTGCCAGCTTGTTCGATGCCGCTGGCTGCATCTTTGGCGCGGGTGCTCGCGGCCGAAGTGGTGAGCGATGTCGATTCTCCTCCGCACGACAAATCGATCGTCGATGGCTATGCCATTCATGCTTCGCTGATCGATGCTCCACGCACACCCCTCACGCTGCTCGAAGAAGTGGTTGCGGGTTCGCTCCCGACGAAAGCCATCGAGCCTGGCACTTGCACTCGAATCATGACCGGCGCACCAATTCCTGCAGCGACTGCGGGAGTTGTGATGATCGAGAAAACACAAGTGGCTGATGGCAAAATTGTGATCGACGAATCAAAAATCACGTTGGGACAAAACATCGCGCGGCGCGGTTCGTCGATGAAAACTGGTGAAGTAGTTCTATCACCGGGAACAAAAATTCGTGGCATCGAAATGGGTCTGCTGGCCGAAGTCGGCTACACTCATCCCACGGTTGTTCCGGCCGCTCGTGTCGCGATTCTTGCCACCGGCAATGAACTGGTCGATCCGAGCGAAAAGCCCCCTGCTGGTGCGCTGCGAAACAGCAACAGTTCACTCCTGGCAGGACTTGCAGAGAGCTGCGGCGCGGTGGTCACCATCCTCGGCATCGCCCGTGATGATCGCGATAGCCTCGAGCAACATATCGCGGCTGGTCTCCAGCACGATTTGTTGCTGTTATCGGGGGGCGTTTCTGCCGGAGTGCTCGATCTGGTTCCGCAAGTGCTCGAATCGCTCGGAGTTAAAAATCACTTTCACAAGGTGAGCCTGAAGCCGGGCAAACCACTTTGGTTTGGAACCAAAGATCGCAGCACCCCAAGCCACCCCGATGCGCCACCGACACTCGTCTTTGGACTACCCGGCAATCCTGTGAGTGGTCTGGTTTGTTTCGAGCTGTTTGTACGAACGGCCATCGCAACCTTGCAAGGTTTGGCCTCCTCTTCGATCCAACGACGACCAGCGGCACTTAGCAAAACGCACACTTGCCGCGGCGATCGCCCCACGTTTTGGCCCGGAAAGTTGCTGACCGGAGAGGCGACGAAACTGCTGGTCGAGCCGCTCAGCTGGAAAGGTTCGGGCGATCTGCGAACGCTCGCACAGGCCGACGCTTTGATCTGTTTCCCAGCGGGAGATATTACTTACGAACGCGAGGCCGAGGTGATCGTGCAGCCACTTTCGGGAAGCTGA
- a CDS encoding RluA family pseudouridine synthase translates to MPRTPSLDILHEDNHLLVINKRPLLATQGVAEGTPSLVTEVQQYLKVKYKKPGNVYVGVVSRLDAHTSGVVVLARTSKAASRLAEQFREQGVEKTYWAAVEAAPEPASGELVSWVVKDDKNRRMTIADRKLAGCQKAVLTYETLEQNKSAALVSVKLETGRKHQIRLQLADELSLPVIGDRKYGSRIEFPEGIALHARELAFDHPVGGKRLSFVAPLPATWKGLKFKAGK, encoded by the coding sequence ATGCCCCGCACACCGAGTCTCGACATCCTGCACGAAGATAACCACTTGTTGGTCATCAACAAGCGCCCGCTGTTGGCCACGCAAGGTGTCGCCGAGGGGACCCCGAGCCTTGTGACCGAAGTGCAGCAGTACCTTAAGGTTAAGTATAAGAAGCCGGGCAATGTGTACGTGGGGGTCGTGAGTCGGCTCGACGCGCATACTAGTGGCGTGGTGGTGCTGGCGCGGACAAGTAAAGCGGCCAGCCGACTTGCGGAGCAGTTCCGCGAGCAGGGAGTCGAAAAAACATACTGGGCGGCTGTGGAAGCGGCTCCCGAGCCAGCCAGTGGGGAACTTGTTAGCTGGGTGGTGAAGGACGATAAGAATCGCCGGATGACCATTGCCGATCGTAAATTGGCAGGGTGCCAGAAAGCGGTGCTGACTTACGAAACGCTCGAACAGAATAAATCGGCGGCGCTGGTGTCGGTGAAGCTCGAAACGGGCCGAAAACATCAGATTCGCCTGCAACTGGCAGACGAACTTTCGCTTCCGGTGATTGGCGACCGAAAGTATGGTAGCCGGATCGAGTTTCCCGAAGGGATCGCGCTTCACGCACGCGAACTGGCGTTCGATCACCCGGTGGGTGGCAAGCGGCTGTCGTTTGTCGCGCCCCTGCCAGCGACCTGGAAGGGGCTCAAGTTCAAAGCGGGGAAATAA
- a CDS encoding ATP-binding protein gives MGYRSLKKYLGETNLERKCRWLFGICLFGLIFFAFFLVDWIGEDLVKRNIHRNGREWVRDFLYDAHWEAWETDPTKKPVRATLSRLLLPQKFEARVIALDRSLVDAMNQEGLNFREGENQQPRQRLWAPDDPEEAKLLESLKSDFEKALAPKPALTSPSDAPLPPDDPLAETSGGFEVSDEDEPFKAHPDPESGRYYFYQPVSWQHNFCKSCHEGSYGKFAMSASESFAPQEADLPFLVVRVALPYSDARAAINWTRAVLLAVGILTVFMSMVALWMVVKYVVIKPLSHLRSVSEAVTRGDLQQRADIHTNDEFEDLAASFNKMLRHLTDAQSELKEANYDLDAKVDQLAQLNMRLHEMNRLKGEFLANMSHELRTPLNSIIGFSEVLAGIDSLTDKQKRYAQNIQKSGRSLLEMINDILDLAKLEAGKMDVRLSEFRIDSILSAHCDMVRSLTEDKNIDLVLDIENDLPALYQDQAKLQQILTNLLSNAIKFTPEGGRITVGAKGDSRGFIEMYVSDTGVGIADADKEIIFEKFRQGTAVLGRDNLTREYSGTGLGLSIVKELCKLLGGEVSVESELGRGSTFRVTIPWMRADQPQAAAKLQSRLDDLTKPRRLDFQRGDEPDTTSSSQPAAAGS, from the coding sequence TCGATTGGATCGGCGAAGACCTGGTGAAACGAAACATTCACCGCAATGGCCGCGAATGGGTACGCGATTTCCTCTACGACGCTCACTGGGAAGCCTGGGAAACCGATCCCACCAAAAAACCGGTCCGGGCGACCCTCAGCCGACTGCTGCTGCCGCAAAAGTTCGAGGCTCGCGTGATCGCCCTCGATCGCTCGCTCGTCGATGCCATGAATCAAGAGGGGCTGAACTTTCGCGAAGGTGAGAACCAGCAGCCTCGTCAGCGATTGTGGGCACCCGACGATCCTGAAGAAGCCAAACTGCTAGAGTCTCTGAAAAGCGATTTCGAGAAAGCACTCGCTCCCAAACCTGCGCTCACTTCCCCCTCCGATGCGCCGCTTCCTCCCGACGATCCGCTGGCGGAGACTTCCGGCGGTTTTGAAGTCTCCGACGAGGATGAACCGTTCAAAGCGCATCCCGACCCTGAAAGTGGCCGGTACTATTTCTATCAACCAGTCTCGTGGCAGCATAATTTTTGCAAAAGCTGCCACGAAGGTTCGTATGGCAAGTTCGCCATGAGCGCGTCGGAATCGTTTGCGCCGCAGGAAGCCGATCTGCCGTTCTTGGTGGTTCGTGTTGCGCTTCCCTATAGCGACGCGCGTGCGGCGATCAACTGGACACGCGCCGTGCTGCTGGCGGTCGGCATTCTTACGGTCTTCATGTCGATGGTGGCGCTCTGGATGGTGGTGAAGTACGTCGTCATCAAGCCACTTTCGCACCTGCGAAGTGTGAGCGAAGCGGTGACGCGTGGCGATCTTCAGCAGCGGGCCGATATTCACACGAACGACGAATTCGAAGATCTCGCCGCATCGTTCAACAAGATGCTCCGCCACTTAACCGACGCGCAGTCGGAACTGAAAGAAGCCAACTACGATCTCGATGCGAAAGTCGATCAGCTCGCGCAGCTGAATATGCGATTGCATGAAATGAATCGTCTGAAGGGCGAGTTTCTCGCGAATATGAGCCACGAACTGCGCACCCCGCTCAACAGCATCATCGGGTTTTCCGAAGTGCTGGCCGGAATCGATTCGCTCACCGATAAGCAAAAGCGTTACGCACAAAACATTCAAAAGTCGGGCCGTTCGCTCCTCGAAATGATCAACGACATCCTGGATCTCGCCAAACTCGAGGCGGGAAAAATGGATGTGCGTTTGAGTGAATTTCGTATCGATTCGATTCTTTCGGCTCACTGCGACATGGTGCGATCGCTCACCGAAGATAAGAACATCGATCTCGTCCTCGATATCGAAAACGATCTGCCGGCCCTCTATCAGGATCAAGCCAAGCTGCAGCAAATCCTGACGAATCTGCTCAGCAACGCTATCAAGTTCACCCCCGAAGGTGGTCGCATCACCGTTGGCGCGAAAGGGGATTCGCGAGGTTTCATCGAGATGTATGTCTCCGACACTGGCGTGGGAATTGCCGATGCCGACAAAGAAATCATCTTCGAGAAGTTTCGCCAAGGGACCGCTGTGCTCGGTCGTGACAATCTCACGCGCGAGTACTCGGGAACCGGCCTGGGACTCTCGATCGTTAAAGAGCTTTGCAAACTTCTCGGTGGTGAAGTGAGCGTCGAAAGTGAACTCGGACGCGGCAGCACGTTCCGTGTAACGATTCCTTGGATGCGTGCCGATCAACCACAAGCAGCAGCGAAGTTGCAATCGCGACTCGATGATCTGACCAAGCCACGGCGGCTCGATTTTCAGCGTGGCGATGAACCCGACACAACTTCCTCGAGTCAGCCAGCCGCTGCCGGTTCTTAG
- a CDS encoding Maf family protein, whose protein sequence is MNSPLPPLYLASSSPRRRQLLSEAGYDFTVFAPADTAECGICSRETPPELVARLAMQKAADVAVQVDHGIVIGCDTVAECCGMILGKPSDRDHAREMLRMMRGREHHVYSGLCLWKRPGIRPQIRVDRSKLIMDPVTDQQLEAYLDTDGWEGKAGAFGYQDGLDWVHLIEGSESNVVGLPLEVFAQMLQEI, encoded by the coding sequence ATGAACAGCCCCCTGCCACCGTTGTACCTGGCGAGCAGTTCGCCACGACGTCGACAGCTCTTAAGTGAAGCTGGCTATGACTTTACGGTGTTTGCTCCGGCCGACACGGCCGAGTGTGGCATCTGCAGCCGCGAAACACCTCCGGAACTCGTCGCTCGACTGGCGATGCAAAAAGCAGCCGACGTGGCAGTGCAGGTCGACCACGGAATCGTGATCGGCTGCGACACCGTCGCGGAATGTTGCGGCATGATCCTCGGGAAGCCTAGCGACCGCGATCACGCCCGGGAGATGCTCCGCATGATGCGCGGCCGCGAGCACCACGTTTACAGCGGACTGTGCCTCTGGAAACGCCCCGGCATTCGCCCCCAGATTCGGGTCGACCGCAGCAAACTCATCATGGACCCTGTCACCGACCAACAACTCGAGGCCTATCTCGACACCGACGGCTGGGAAGGAAAAGCGGGGGCGTTCGGCTATCAGGATGGGCTCGACTGGGTCCACCTCATCGAAGGAAGTGAGTCCAATGTCGTGGGACTTCCGTTGGAAGTTTTCGCTCAAATGCTGCAAGAAATCTGA